The following nucleotide sequence is from Spirochaetaceae bacterium.
CGCTCGGCTACTACCAGACGCCGGAGCGCGGCTGGATCAGGCCGGAGGTCGCGCTACGCCGGCCGCCGGCTGTGGGCCGCACCCGCGCGGAGAACCGGGTACCGGAGGCGGCCTTGCCGGCGCCCACGTCGGCGGGACCGGGGACGGGCGCCGGGTCGCCGGCGGCGGTGGCGCTGGTGGGCGTGCATCCCGGCGACGGGGGCGTGGCCGGTCCGGCGTCGCGCGCCGCCGGCGAGGGCGCGCACGGACCGCGGTCGACAGGAATTGCGTCGGAGCCGGCCGCGGCTTCGGCAGCCGGTGGACCCGCCACGGGCGGCGCCACGGCGGATGAATCACGGCCGGTGGCTGGCCGGGTTGCGCAGTACGCCTGGGGGCGCGACTACCACAAGCTGTTGCGCGCCCGGTTGCGCAGCTTGGTGCGCGTGCTGGCGGAACGATACCCGGGCGAGCGGTTCCGTACCGGCGTGGATGCGACGCCGCTGCTGGAATCGCACCACGCGGTGGCGGCGGGGGTCGGTTTCCGCGGCAAGCACACGCTGGCCATCAACGGCGAGCACGGCAGTTGGTTCTTTATCGGCGAGGTGCTGACCACGCTGGCCATCGCGCCGACGCCGGCGCGCTCCCGCAAGCGGTGCGGCAGCGGATGCTCGTACTGCATCGACGTGTGCCCGACGGATGCGATCGTCGCTCCCTACCAGCTCGACGCGCGCCGCTGCATCTCCTACCTCACCATCGAGCACCGCGGCCCGGTGGCCGAGGAACTGCGCGAAGCGATCGGGGACTGGCTGTTCGGTTGCGATCTGTGCCAGGAAGTGTGCCCGTGGACGGTTCGCGCCCGCGCCACCGCCGAGCCAGACCTGCTGCACTGGCGCGCCGGTGATGCGCTGGAACTGGCTTCGCTGCTGGAGCTGCGCACTCATGACGACCTGGTGGCACGCTTCGCCGGGTCGCCGTTGATGCGTGCCGGCCGCGACCGCCTGGTGCGCAACGCCTGCACGGTGGCCGGCAACCGGGGCGCGGTCGAACTGTTGCCGCAATTGCGCCGCCTGACGCGCGACCGGGACCGCGGCGTGGCGGAGCATGCGCGCTGGGCGGTGCAAAGGATCACCGGCGCCGCCGAGCCGCCCCGCGCCGGGCGTCCGCGGCCATGAACGAGGCGGCGGCGGTCTCGGATCCCGAGCGCGACACCATAGTTGCCATTGCCACGCCGCCCGGCGCCGGCGCACTGGCGATAGTCCGGTTGAGCGGCGCCGGCGCGCTGGCGATGGCGGACGCCGTGTTTCGCGGGCGCGCGATGCTGCGCGATGCGGCGACGCACACCGCCCACTACGGCGACATCGTGCGCGGGGCGAGTGGTGCACCGGGCGGCGGCGAGGTGGTAGACGACGTGGTCGCCACGGTGTTCCGCTCGCCGGCGAGCTACACCGGCGAGGACACGGTGGAGATTGCCTGTCACGGGTCGGGCCTGGTGGCCGCGACGATCGTGGAAGTGCTGCTGAGGGAGGGCGCGCGCGGCGCCACCCCCGGCGAGTTTACCCGCCGCGCGTTCCTGAACGGCAAGCTTGACCTGACCCAGGCCGAGGCGGTGGCCGAGGTGATCGGGTCGGCCACCGCCGCCGCGCTGCGCGGCGCGCGCAACCGCCTGAACGGTGCCGTCGGCGCACGCGTCGCGGACCTCCGGCGGCAGTTGCTGGACTGCGCCGCGCACGTGGAGTTGGCGCTGGACTTTGCCGAGGAGGACGTGGAGCTGGCGCCGGGTGCACAGATCGCCGCCGAGGTGCACGCGGTGCGCGCCGCCATCGCCGACATGCTCGCGACGTTCCGCGCCGGGCGCATGCTGCGCGACGGCGTGCACGTGGTGCTGGCGGGGCCGCCCAACGTGGGCAAGTCGTCGCTGCTCAATCGCCTGGCCCAGGAAGCCCGCGCGCTGGTAACAGATATTCCGGGCACCACGCGCGACGTGATCCGCGAGGACCTGGACATCCACGGCGTGCCGGTGCGGCTGCACGATACCGCCGGAGTGCGGGCGACGGCGGAGACCGTGGAGCGGCTCGGCGTCGAGCGCACCCTCGCCACGGCACAGGACGCCGACTTGGTGCTGTTCGTGAGCGCGGCCAACGAACCGTTCCCGCATGACGCACTGCGCCAGGTGCGCGCCGCCACCGGCGCCCCGGTCGTGGTGATCGCCAACAAAAGCGACCTGCTGGATCGCCGCGACCTGGGCGACAGCGTCGCGGCGGCGAACGTGGAGCGGCCCGCGCTGGCGGTTTCGGCCCGCACCGGCGCACACATCGACGACCTGTGCAACCTGTTGCTGGAGCGAACCGTGGGTACCGGCGGCTACACCGAGCGCACCGCGCTGGTAGCGAGCGCACGCCATCGCGACAGCCTGCAGCGCGCCGAAACGGCCCTGGCGCGCGCCGAGCAGGCCGCCGCGGCGGCGCAGGTCGGCGGCGAGCTGGTCGCGGCCGACCTGCGCGAGGCGGTCTTTCACCTGGAGGAGATCGTCGGCATCGTGGCCAGCGACGACGTGCTCAACCGCATCTTCGCCGAGTTCTGCATCGGCAAGTAGCGCGCCCGCCGGGGGCGCCGGTGAAGGGTGCGCCGCCGGCGAAGTGGCGCGCAGGTATGGCTGTGCGGCGTAGCGAGCGTGCAGGTGGATCTGGCTTGGTCCGGGCACGGCCAATCGGGTCGCGACCGTAGAACGCCTCCACCGCGAGCCTTTCGCCCAGCAGTGCGCCGACGGCCACCTCAGGCTGCACGTACCATCCGCCGCGATACCTGTTGTAGTACTCCGTGCCGCCCAGAACGTGGACGTCGCGGTCGTACCAATGAAATCGGCGACACTATGCCTCCCAACCTTCCGTACAACCTATCCTTCGCCGTACGATTAAATGAGGACTAGTGCAAGGATAATCGTTGCGGCCAGTACCCCGTGGAAACCAATCAGCGTTCTTGAGAGCATCGCTCTTGGCCACGTTCGCACAAGGCTTCTATCGGTTTGGCTATTCTTCCTGAACCGACCAATATCCATCGAGAAATCGACTTTGGCTTCGTCGAGTATGCGGACGTGGTCGTACAGGGCACGGAACAGTCTCTCCTGCCACAAAAAGTAGCCGTCGAGTCCCCAGAAACACAACACGGGAACGAACCCGATGGGAACAAGCATATTATCCCCTTCCCTTGCCAAGAACGCAAGCAGTGCCGCAATGAGGACTACGCTCCAGCCTTTCATTTGGAACGAGTTTGTAGCGAGGCGATTGACCACTCCCTGGATAAGTTCGAGGTGTTTTATTTTCTTCTCCATATCTAATCCCTCTCGTATGGATTTCCGCGGCGCCGGCACACCACGAGATCATCACGACCCACGGCGACGGCCCGTTGCAAGTATAGTCCCTATGGCGTCACTAAGGCAGCTTAATCCATCCTCAGGCCATTCGCCAACCGAGCGGTTGATGCTGCCGCGCTCGTAGCGCCGCGAGGCGAGTTGGAGAACCCGGTGCACCGTATGCGACTCGAACGGCAGGCTTCAGCGCGGTGCGGGGTTGGCAAGCCAGCAGCCGCCGTGACGCCTTGACGAGGGCAATGAGCGCGCCCGGCGGCGCCCAGCCACCCGTGGATGAGCGATTCGGGCACTCGCGGGCGCCCGAGGCGTCGGCAAGCACCAAACGGGCGGCGTGCGCCCAGGGGCGAGCCGGCCCTGAGCGGCGGCTGGAAATGTCACACGGTAAGCTCGGCCCGCTGGTCCCCGGACCCCCTACTATCCCAGATTCTCAGATCACCCAGTTTCGACCAGGAATCCCACCACCCGTGTGTGTACGCGGGGCGCTGTGCCTGCGCCGCCGTGCGGGACCCAATGGGACCCGCTTCGGGGTAGGGGTGTCGCTTATTCTGTCTTCTATAGCACGAGCAAGCGTCTTACGCTCCGACCAAACTCATACTCGTCTCCATGCCTCGGCCTCATAGTTGTTCTCGTCAAGCACCATAGTGCGTTATCGATACGACGGCGAGCTACTCACTATCGCTTCTTTCTAAGATCGAATTCGTCAGCCCTTTCCGATTTCTCATACGCGTTTTCTATGAATTTATCCGGGTCATCAAGAAAGACCTTTTCATCGATTATAGATATATATGAACCATCCAACATGCTGTGAGATTTGCAGTTATTGCAGGCGTACGCTTGCCCATTACGCCGATAGCGATTATTAGACGTATTGTACATCATGTCGGTAAGTCGTTTTCTGATTGAGTCTGTGGATGCATCGGTCAAGTCAGGAGAGTCGGATGTTTCTCCTTGATAATAAGTAGCATCGTCTCCGAGAGCCTCAATAATATCATCGCGTAGTTTTTGGGCCTCGCTGTACTTGTAGGAAATGAACGTTCTTCTTGCCATGAAGACTCCTTTGAACTTAGTGTGGGTTTCTTGCGGGTGCGGTTGATCGAGGACTACTCCTTAATTTCCGAGTTCTAACCCGTAACCCCTGACCAGTCCCGTTAGCATCTCTCTGATCCACATTGGCCGATGCGAGCTACGAGTGGTCCGTCGGGGTCCGTTTGTAGGATCGAGTGCGGTTCTGCAAAGACGCTGACCTTCCGGCTCCGGAGTGTCATCGGTTGGTACCTTCGCCACGATAACTCGACTTCGTCCTTCGTGCCGGCTTTTCCGCCGATACCTCACCGAATCGCCGGCACGCGGGGCCCCGCTGGATGCCACCTTCGCCAGCCGGGGATGGTAGTCTACATGAGTGTCGATACAATCGCCATGGCGGGCGCAGTACAGTAGTGGTACTGTAGAGCCGTCGTCTGGAGCAACGCTTAGATGCTGTTGCCGAAGCCTTAGTGTCCCGAATCCGGGACGCGGTGCACGGCGAGGCGGCCGGCGGCACCGGCGACACGACAACGATGTGCATGGGTTCTCGCGGCCGGTGGCGCGCGCTATACTCGGCGCCGATGGGCACGTTCGTCAGTCGCCGCCCGCGGCGCAACGGCGGCGGCGTTCGCGCGCCGCGATGCCGGTGGATGGCCGTGGCATTCGTGCTCCTGTGCGGCACCGCCGGGTTTGCCGACGGCAGCGCCGAGTTGGCCGGCTACGAGCCGTCGCCCGAGGCGCTGCGGCTGCTGGCCGAGTTCGAACGCTACTACCATGGCACGATTCTCGACTGGCCGGGGCCGGAGCGGGTGACCGGCGATACCGAGCGCTGGCTTGAACGCGCCGCGGCGCTCACGGGCGACCCGCCCGCGCAACACTACCTGCTGGCCTGGATCGAGTTCCAGGCGTTCAGCAACCTGTGGTGGAGCGGCAGCGAGGGTGCGCACCTGCAGCGCGCACACGACCACATTCGCCGGTTTGCCGAGCTGAACGTGGCGTTCGCGGACGGTTTCGCGCTGTACGGCTCGATTCTCGGCCAGATGATCGCCGTCAATCCGCTCAACGTGCTCGGCTACGCCGGCACGGCGGAGCAGGTCACCCGGATCGCGCTCGAGTTGGAGCCGGACAACCGGTTGGCGCGCCTGAATTCGGGCATCGCGCTGCTGAACGCGCCGCCCGCGTTCGGCGGCGACCCGGAACGAGCGGTGGTGGAGATGCGGACGGCTTACGCCGGCGGCGAACTCGGCATGCGCACCGTCGCCGGCCTGTGGCTGGCGGTAGCGTACGACAAGCTGGGCCGGGGGGACGACGCGATCAGGATCATCGAGGAGGTCGTGGCGCTCGCGCCCGAGTATCTGCCGGCGCTGGTCACCGCCGACGCGCTGGCGCTTGGCATCGAGCCGCTGGAACACTGGCGAGAGGTTCGCGCGGAGCGCCGCTGACGGCTGCGCCGCCGGTCAGCCGCTGTCCCGGTACAGGAAGCAGGAGGCGTAGTGGCCGTCCTCTCCCACTTCGTAACGGCGTGCCGGTGCGGCTGCACGATACCGCCGGAGTGCGGGCGACGGCGGAGACCGTGGAGCGGCTCGGCGTCGAGCGCACCCTCGCCACGGCACAGGACGCCGACTTGGTGCTGTTCGTGAGCGCGGCCAACGAACCGTTCCCGCATGACGCACTGCGCCAGGTGCGCGCCGCCACCGGCGCCCCGGTCGTGGTGATCGCCAACAAAAGCGACCTGCTGGATCGCCGCGACCTGCTGGATCGCCGCGACCTGCTGGATCGCCGCGACCTGCCGGACCGCCGCGACCGTGGCGACAGCGCCGCGGCGGCGAACGCGGATCGGCCCGCGCTGGCGGTGTCGGCCCGCACCGGGGCACGCATCGACGACCTGTGCAACCTGTTGCTGGAGCGAACGGTAGGTACCGGCGGCTACACCGAGCGCACCGCGCTGGTAGCGAGCGCACGCCATCGCGACAGCCTGCAGCGCGCCGAAACGGCCCTGGCGCGCGCCGAGCAGGCCGCCGCGGCGGCGCAGGTCGGCGGCGAGCTGGTCGCGGCCGACCTGCGCGAGGCGGTCTTTCACCTGGAGGAGATCGTCGGCATCGTGGCCAGCGACGACGTGCTCAACCGCATCTTCGCCGAGTTCTGCATCGGCAAGTAGCGGCGCGGGTGCGCCGGTGGCGGGTGCGCGGCCGGCGAAGTGGCGCGCAGGTTATGGCTGTGCGGCGTAGCGAGCGTGCAAGCCGGTGCACTGCCGCGCACGGAGGTCGAACGGTTCGAGGGACGCCTCGACGCGGGAACCAGGGTCGACTACCAGATCAGCACCATGAGATCCCACGGGCCGCGGTCACCGCCGCCCACGCCGTCCTCGGCATCTCCCCGTAGCCGTTACATCCGAGCCTGCTACGCACGATTACTTGACCGGCACGGACCAAAGCAGCCGAACTCCCGCACGGTGCAAGGTCATTTCGTAGTTGGGCCTTTCTTCGGGCACAGTGACGCCATGCGGCGTCCTGATTCGTGTCCTGGTCTCTCCGAATTCGAACTGCAGCGCCGGTACGTAGAACGCCTCCACCGCGAGCCTTTCGCCCAGCAGCGCGCCGACGGCGACCTCAGGCTGCACGTACCATCCGCCGCGATACGTGTTGTAGTACTCCGTGCCGCTCAGAACGTGGACGTCGCGGTCGTCTACCAATGAAATCGGCGAGACTATTCCTCCCAACCTTCCGTACAACCCATCCTTCACCTGTCCGAGTTCTACGAAGGCGCCGACGCCGGCTACCTGGTGAAGCACGAGATACCGGAGCAGCTCCTGGTCGACGTCGAACCTCCCCTGCCTGTCGGGATACTCGTACTCTCCTCCACGCGCCGTCCAGGAGTGGTAGTTGCCCCGATACGCCAATCGCGCAAAGGACCGCACGTACAGCCCGCCGCGTCTCCGTTCCACCAGCATGAGGTCGGTCGAGAGCTCCCAGCCAAAGCCAAAGAGCTCCGACGTACTGACGGACCGGTGAGTAACGGCATCACTCGTCGAGTCCAGGTAGTCCAGGTTTACCAGTGTTCCTCCCGGTGTGGCGGCCAGAAACCACAGGGTTCCGTTCATTCGCAGGATGCCGCGCATACGGTGGCTGAGATGAATACCGGCACGACCGACAAGAGCATCCCAGGACAAGTGGCTCAAGTAGTCCGCGGTATACTCCGACCGCGCATCCACGATCTCTCTCGTCGTCGCCCAGGTAACTCCCGACTCCAGGCCGACCAACCACTCCGGATTCGGATCACAGCACCTCGGCGGTAGCGGATAGAGCATATCTGCACCCGTACCGATGAATAAGGCAAGCAACGTGAGGAAAGCCAGTCGCCACTCGTTCACCTCGCTCGCCGCGATGTCGCCGTCAACGCCGCGGCTGCGGACCTAGTAGCAGCACCAGCGAAGGGGCCGGCGTTTGCTTCCGGTATGAACGTAATGATTACCCTGCCCAACTCAGGGTCCTCCGTGTCGCGCTCAAGATAGAACGGCCGCTTTGGGGACTCCACAAAGAGGCGTTCCTCGGTACCGTCGGGATGCCTATGAACCCACGAGTCGTCGCCGCAGTCCGACCCCGGCGGAACATCGCGACACCCTCGAAGCGGGTAGTAGTAGCTTCTGTAGGGAGTATCTGAGCTCTCCCCAAAAAACTCGATTTTGCTAAACGAGCGCACCAGATCACTGTCTTCCGTCGAGTCCATAGTCCCGAATGCCGATACGTCAAACACCCTTCTCTCGTTACTCTCTAGCGCTACGATTCCGCTTCCATGTGCCGACCACTGAGAGCCCGTCCCGATCTCCCGAAAGATGTCTCCATTCACATGAATGAGGACTCTGGCAGTTTCCGCGGCTTGATTCACAAATTCAATTCGATAGTGTGCGCCATGTTCAACTATTGGCTGCGCACATGCTACGATGATATGACTGGTCAACACCGCTGCCGTAGTGACAAGAACCCCTACGAATGGCTTTGAGAAGAACGATCGCATATTATGGACCTGGATATGCTGGCGTCGGACTAAAGCTCGGTCTTGGATTCGGAGACATGCCGTACATTCTCTTGATTGTGTAGATATCCCAAGGCGAGAACCAAGTGTTCCCGTTCTCACGTCCCCACACTTGGTTGTTGTCATCATTAACGGTCCAAGTCTCGCCATTTGACCTAAGTGTGATAGTACTGCTTCGGCTGCGATAGTGCATGACCGAGTGGTAGTCATACGGCGTGGAGAACGTAGTGGTGTTTTCTTCGTACCATCTGAACCACAGGAATCTAATCTCACGCAAGCGCGGAATCTTCTCGTAGTTGCTCCCTGTCGGTCGAACTCGTACGTAGTAATCGCGGTCATAGCGTTGATGCTCATGGAGCAGCCCGAAGACATGGCCCATTTCATGATTGAATATTCGTTCATTCTTGGCATACTGAGGATCCATCGTCAGCGTCGACTTGCCAATTTTTCCCACAGTTGCCATTCCTGGACTGCTCAAGTCTCTTATCACGATACTGAGTTCACCACTCAACGAAAACGAATGCCACAGCTCCAGCCACCATTCGGGTGCATCGGATTCCTTGAATCTCATCCCGGTCCCTTTTCTCATACGACTCATCGCCGACCTCATCCATGCCCGCTGGCTGCTCGATGTCGTATCGGTGTCGAAGAAGTAGCTGACGGTGTTTCTGGGCCAAGGCCTCCCGTCCTTCCACTTGTCATGCAACCAACCATCGTCGATTGCAAATCCGCGGGCCTCCCGTTCCTCCGTCGCCTGTACAAACAACAAGAATTCCTCTGCCGTGAGAACACTGTGTCCAAGATTTAGGACACCATCTTCCGATGCGATGATATACGAGTCTCCCACCGGTGCACCCTTCTCGTCAAGCGGCTGTACGGTCACCTCGATCGTTGGTATGGCCGCATACTGGCGTTCAAGCTTCTCGACCACCGCGACAATCTTGGCTATCAACTCGGGATCTCTCGTCGCCAAGTGTTTCAATGCTTCGCGCTCCTTCTCGGTCAGTTCAGCAAGGCTTGCGCGATCAAGTCCAAGCGCGCGAGCCGTCGATAGGTTGCCGTTTCTTGCCTGGCTCAATGCGCGTTTGAGCGTCACATGCGCCGGATCTGGTACGGCACGTCGTGCCGCTGCGTGGCTGACGGCCACTAGTGCTTCATCTAGCGCGACGTTTATCATCGCCTGGATGTTCGGATAGGGGGCCATCGACGTTACCGAAACTGCGTCTTCCTTTTCGTCCAGTGTCAGTCGCTCGCATGACACACCGACGAGCAGTACCACAACGACGACACACGGCAGTGCCAAGCGGCCAAGTCCTTTCATTTCCCGGACTGCTGATATTTGCGAGACCAAGGTGTCGATTACCCTTGCGGGCTTTCGGACGCTCTCCATGTTGATATCTCCCATGATCGAAAGCTTCCGTGCAAATCGAGAAAGTGAACGAGGCTGGTCTGATGAACTGCAATCCTGCGCAAGGTGGATGGCCGGGATCCTGCCTCCGCACAATGCCGGAGGTAACTCAGGCGTTCGTCAAGCAGCGGCGCGGCGCGATAGTTGGCTATGGTGCCTCGGTGGATGAAAAGGTCTTCGAACACGATCATGTCTCCTCCTGGTCGGAGACGTGACCATGGCAAACGAAAGAGTGTCAGACAATTATGTTGCGGATGGATGGAAGGATTCTC
It contains:
- the queG gene encoding tRNA epoxyqueuosine(34) reductase QueG; translated protein: MVPGTARQPDDGSAPPPNEAAFASIARHCRDLGLTPCGVVAAQHDRGAEARYRRWLAAGRHGSMEYLERHAPFKANPAALLPGCRSVLVVALGYYQTPERGWIRPEVALRRPPAVGRTRAENRVPEAALPAPTSAGPGTGAGSPAAVALVGVHPGDGGVAGPASRAAGEGAHGPRSTGIASEPAAASAAGGPATGGATADESRPVAGRVAQYAWGRDYHKLLRARLRSLVRVLAERYPGERFRTGVDATPLLESHHAVAAGVGFRGKHTLAINGEHGSWFFIGEVLTTLAIAPTPARSRKRCGSGCSYCIDVCPTDAIVAPYQLDARRCISYLTIEHRGPVAEELREAIGDWLFGCDLCQEVCPWTVRARATAEPDLLHWRAGDALELASLLELRTHDDLVARFAGSPLMRAGRDRLVRNACTVAGNRGAVELLPQLRRLTRDRDRGVAEHARWAVQRITGAAEPPRAGRPRP
- the mnmE gene encoding tRNA uridine-5-carboxymethylaminomethyl(34) synthesis GTPase MnmE produces the protein MNEAAAVSDPERDTIVAIATPPGAGALAIVRLSGAGALAMADAVFRGRAMLRDAATHTAHYGDIVRGASGAPGGGEVVDDVVATVFRSPASYTGEDTVEIACHGSGLVAATIVEVLLREGARGATPGEFTRRAFLNGKLDLTQAEAVAEVIGSATAAALRGARNRLNGAVGARVADLRRQLLDCAAHVELALDFAEEDVELAPGAQIAAEVHAVRAAIADMLATFRAGRMLRDGVHVVLAGPPNVGKSSLLNRLAQEARALVTDIPGTTRDVIREDLDIHGVPVRLHDTAGVRATAETVERLGVERTLATAQDADLVLFVSAANEPFPHDALRQVRAATGAPVVVIANKSDLLDRRDLGDSVAAANVERPALAVSARTGAHIDDLCNLLLERTVGTGGYTERTALVASARHRDSLQRAETALARAEQAAAAAQVGGELVAADLREAVFHLEEIVGIVASDDVLNRIFAEFCIGK
- a CDS encoding omptin family outer membrane protease; this translates as MLYPLPPRCCDPNPEWLVGLESGVTWATTREIVDARSEYTADYLSHLSWDALVGRAGIHLSHRMRGILRMNGTLWFLAATPGGTLVNLDYLDSTSDAVTHRSVSTSELFGFGWELSTDLMLVERRRGGLYVRSFARLAYRGNYHSWTARGGEYEYPDRQGRFDVDQELLRYLVLHQVAGVGAFVELGQVKDGLYGRLGGIVSPISLVDDRDVHVLSGTEYYNTYRGGWYVQPEVAVGALLGERLAVEAFYVPALQFEFGETRTRIRTPHGVTVPEERPNYEMTLHRAGVRLLWSVPVK
- a CDS encoding M12 family metallopeptidase, which gives rise to MGDINMESVRKPARVIDTLVSQISAVREMKGLGRLALPCVVVVVLLVGVSCERLTLDEKEDAVSVTSMAPYPNIQAMINVALDEALVAVSHAAARRAVPDPAHVTLKRALSQARNGNLSTARALGLDRASLAELTEKEREALKHLATRDPELIAKIVAVVEKLERQYAAIPTIEVTVQPLDEKGAPVGDSYIIASEDGVLNLGHSVLTAEEFLLFVQATEEREARGFAIDDGWLHDKWKDGRPWPRNTVSYFFDTDTTSSSQRAWMRSAMSRMRKGTGMRFKESDAPEWWLELWHSFSLSGELSIVIRDLSSPGMATVGKIGKSTLTMDPQYAKNERIFNHEMGHVFGLLHEHQRYDRDYYVRVRPTGSNYEKIPRLREIRFLWFRWYEENTTTFSTPYDYHSVMHYRSRSSTITLRSNGETWTVNDDNNQVWGRENGNTWFSPWDIYTIKRMYGMSPNPRPSFSPTPAYPGP